Within Ipomoea triloba cultivar NCNSP0323 chromosome 9, ASM357664v1, the genomic segment CATTAGCTGACATGAATTCATATGCCACAAGCTCATGCATTTCTTCACCATTAACTTGATATAAGATCCAACAACCTATTAGACAGACAGATTGCCAGTTGAGAGACAATGAACTGAGCAACTAAAAGAAAGAGGATTCATACCATGAACTAAGAACATAGAGGATATGCATTGTTCACCATTAGGTGATATGCACTTGTTCATCTCTGagattgttgatttttttaaatttttttggaaGAAAAACTGGAAGGAAGGGGATGTTTCACCCAAACTTACAACCAGGTAACCAAGGTGCCAATGGCTTAGTAGGTTACTAGCAGAAGCCTAAGGTTACTGCCGTAGCTTGATAGCCATTAGTCAGTAACTTATAAAGCCCATGGGCCGTAGGGGATCCCTCTGGGGAAGGATGAGAACAAATGACATGAAGGGGAATTtccaaataatatatttgtattgcGTTAATTTGTTCCTCCTATTAACTGCAGAGTGAATGATTGTTCATTTCCAAAGATATTAGCCTGTTAGGAGCCCtttgagattaaaaaaaaaaagaaaaaaaaagtaaagaggTCAACAGGCAAACTGCCATTCCTTGTGTTTCTTTCTATTCCTCTTAAGACAGTATACatttatacatacacacatacatgtgtatatatgtataagtatgCTTATATATGCATATGAGTCATGCGCATTTGTAAAAAAGTTCTATGACCTGCTTCATGATCACACaacaaaagggaaaaagaatCCAGCTTTCCTAGTTTTTATTCCTCTTCAGTTCTTCCATTTTAGTAGAAGATAGGAAAAACAAATATCATTCAAAGTGAAAATGATTTTGCCAAATTATGTGATTAGATGAAGATATTACCATAGtctgattaaaataattaaaaaaaaaaaaaaaaagttaacagAAAAGTATACCTTTTGCCCCATTTGGTTCTTCCCACTTTGACATCCGTGTTCCATCAAATGCAGATGTTGCCTGATGTATTTCAAACAGAATTCAGAACATAAGATCTTTAGACTACAATACAAGGATAGAAGAGCTTCTCAGGCTCCCATAGGATTATAGTCGTTATACTGTTATACAAGTCAATAATACTCACAATTCCAAAAGGAAGCTCCTCCCCACTAGCTTGCACTAGACCAGAACATAATCTGTTCAACTTCAAAAGTGGCCAAGCAAGTGAATCTTTATCAAGTTTATTACATTGACTAACATTATAGATCACATCATCCAAAGCATGGAACACGACAGGCAGTGCAACGGCGGTTCTCACAGGATCGGCAGCTAAGCATATGTCAATCCTACCATTTATGCCCAAATCACTCTTCAATGATAAAGCTTCAAGTAATTGACCAAAAGAAGGCAGCATCTTATTGGCAAAATATAGGGAACTATCTGAAACAGAGCTTAAAGAAGTTCTCCTGTTTCTAAAAGGGGAATTCTTGagatcaaccaacatccttctGAAAATCGTAAGGACGTCAATAGCTTTTGTTTTTGAGGCAGAATCCTCTACTAGCTTAGAAATAATAGGAGAGAAGGCATTGTAGATCTTAGTCACATGTACATCTATGCATCTACGAACTGGACAAGATGAAGAGCTGAGGGATAAATTTTGATCAGGACCAGTTTCAGATCTCGATATGCGCCATTCCTTATCCCCACTTAATCTTCCAGGTAAGGAAATTGTAGAATCTTCTTTAGAGTATAAATCTCTCTCGATGGCTTCTGTTTCATTCCTGTCACGTTCTTCCAAAGCTGAAAGCATTTGAGAGGATAAATTTTTCCTTACTTCTCTAGTTATGTTACGGAGAAAAGCAGAGAGTGCAGGCTCTGTAATTAAGTTCCTCCGAGCAAGAACCTTTAACAAGCAAATATTCCCAACTAATTAGTACCCAGAAATTCTAATGTGTTTTGTGCAAGGAGAGCAGACATCAGGCTTGCTAAAATTAGATTATGTACCTCGGGCCATTTCCTTGTGTAGCGCTTAGTGACATCATGGACTCCATCTTTAGCAATGCCAAACACATAGTTCAATTTCTTGTTCCACCTTTCAAGGAAATGGAGAGACAAGTTAGAAGGCAGAATGCAACATACCTTTTGATTATGAATGGAATGTATATTAATTCAGGACAATATCCAACACTTCCTTCTAGAATCAAAAAGGTTAGAATGACATCAATATCTGAGTATAGACTGAGAGGAATGACAACAATATCTGAGTATATGAAATAAAAGTGTGTACAGAGGacctatatttatatacatatgttGGGCTATGGGCCTATGCCAATTACTGACTAGGATTAGGACTAGGGCTACTATGTTCAACATCACTATTACAGTCAACACTCTCCCTCAAGCTAGAGCATATAAGTCCATATGCACCAAACTTGGTAAAAATGAACCCTATACTACGACCTCTGAGAGACTTGGTTAGAATGTCAACCAATTGATTTGCAGAATTGATAAAACTCATAGTAAAGAATCTAAGCATGATCTTCTCCCTGATGAAATGATGATCAACTTCTATATGCTTGGTCCTCTTAGGATATACAGGAATCAAGGCAATGTGCAAAGTTGCTTGATTATATCATATCAATGTCATCTGCAGAACATCACCATATTGTAATTCTTTAAGCACTTCAACCATAGCAGTTCATATGTGGCTAGGCCGCTAGGGCTATAGCATGGTATTCAGTTTCAATTCTGTACCTGGCAAGAACATCTTGCTTCTTCTTCCAAGATACTGGATTGCCAccaataaaaacataataccCAAAGGTAGACTGCCTCTCAAATGGAGAGTCTGCCCAATAGCATTACAGTATTCAACAATATGAGTGACCTCTAAAAGGACCCTGCCTTAGCCTTTTTG encodes:
- the LOC116029826 gene encoding peptide-N(4)-(N-acetyl-beta-glucosaminyl)asparagine amidase, translating into MAPLQPPMVLFLIDLALLQYEDPQRQEAARKTVPTDKLEEKALISLAREGNFEPTKNEQDHAFLLQLLFWFKQSFRWVNAPPCDSCGNETRNEGMGTANPSELQYGASRVELYRCHSCSNVTRFPRYNDTLKLLETRKGRCGEWANCFTLYCRAFGYESRLVLDFTDHVWTECFSLSLGRWMHLDPCEGIYDNPLLYEKGWNKKLNYVFGIAKDGVHDVTKRYTRKWPEVLARRNLITEPALSAFLRNITREVRKNLSSQMLSALEERDRNETEAIERDLYSKEDSTISLPGRLSGDKEWRISRSETGPDQNLSLSSSSCPVRRCIDVHVTKIYNAFSPIISKLVEDSASKTKAIDVLTIFRRMLVDLKNSPFRNRRTSLSSVSDSSLYFANKMLPSFGQLLEALSLKSDLGINGRIDICLAADPVRTAVALPVVFHALDDVIYNVSQCNKLDKDSLAWPLLKLNRLCSGLVQASGEELPFGIATSAFDGTRMSKWEEPNGAKGCWILYQVNGEEMHELVAYEFMSANDVPERDPKDWVIEGSTNGGSSWHVLDKQTNQIFDKRFQRKTYTVKSQSFLANAFRIRFLAVRDGKENPRFQIGSIDLYGRCS